A genomic window from Streptomyces sp. NBC_01429 includes:
- the hpt gene encoding hypoxanthine phosphoribosyltransferase: protein MRVDDKDMGKDLQSVLITKEEIDAKLADLAAKIDAEYAGKDLLLVGVLKGAVMVMADLARALSTPVTMDWMAVSSYGAGTQSSGVVRILKDLDTDIKGKHVLIVEDIIDSGLTLSWLLSNLGSREPASLEVCTLLRKPDAAKVAIDVKWIGFDIPNEFVVGYGLDYAEKYRNMPFVGTLAPHVYGG from the coding sequence ATGCGGGTGGACGACAAGGACATGGGCAAAGACCTCCAGTCGGTGCTCATCACCAAGGAAGAGATCGACGCGAAGCTGGCCGACCTGGCGGCGAAGATCGACGCGGAGTACGCGGGCAAGGACCTCCTGCTGGTCGGGGTCCTCAAGGGTGCCGTGATGGTCATGGCGGACCTGGCACGCGCCCTGTCCACCCCCGTGACGATGGACTGGATGGCCGTCTCCTCGTACGGGGCGGGCACCCAGTCCTCCGGCGTGGTCCGGATCCTCAAGGACCTGGACACCGACATCAAGGGCAAGCACGTCCTGATCGTCGAGGACATCATCGACTCCGGTCTGACGCTGTCGTGGCTGCTGTCCAACCTCGGATCCCGGGAGCCGGCCTCGCTGGAGGTCTGCACCCTGCTCCGTAAGCCGGATGCCGCAAAGGTCGCGATCGACGTGAAATGGATCGGCTTCGACATTCCCAATGAGTTTGTCGTGGGATACGGCCTGGATTACGCGGAGAAGTACCGCAACATGCCTTTCGTCGGCACGCTCGCACCGCACGTCTACGGCGGCTAG
- the ftsH gene encoding ATP-dependent zinc metalloprotease FtsH — protein MDVKRYFRGPVMWIVLAVLAVVVLMNVVGSGSGYKTVDTGEVVQAISKNQAEQVKLTTGDDQVIKVDLKGGVKVKGSDKIQASYIGSQGSQLAQTLQTKFQNGDISKGYTVSPTKQSPFLSVLFSLLPFVLIVVVFLFLMNQMQGGGSRVMQFGKSKAKLITKDTPKTTFADVAGSDEAVEELHEIKEFLQEPAKFQAVGAKIPKGVLLYGPPGTGKTLLARAVAGEAGVPFYSISGSDFVEMFVGVGASRVRDLFEQAKANAPAIVFVDEIDAVGRHRGAGLGGGHDEREQTLNQLLVEMDGFDVKGGVILIAATNRPDILDPALLRPGRFDRQIAVDRPDMQGRLEILKVHQKGKPVAPDVDLGAVARRTPGFTGADLANVLNEAALLTARSDKKLVDNHSLDEAIDRVVAGPQKRTRIMSEKEKKITAYHEGGHALVAAASPNSDPVHKITILSRGRALGYTMVLPDEDKYSTTRNEMLDQLAYMLGGRAAEELVFHDPTTGAANDIEKATATARAMVTQYGMTERLGAIKFGGDNTEPFVGREMGHQRDYSEEVAALVDEEVKKLIETAHNEAWEILVENRDVLDNLVLALLEKETLNKEQIAEVFSTIVKRPSRPAWTGSSRRTPSTRPPVLSPKELALTNGAAGSNGGLPAVTTGETPTEAVPEDRPES, from the coding sequence ATGGACGTGAAGCGATACTTCCGTGGGCCGGTCATGTGGATCGTGCTGGCCGTCCTCGCCGTGGTCGTGCTGATGAATGTCGTCGGCTCGGGCAGCGGCTACAAGACGGTGGACACCGGCGAGGTCGTCCAGGCGATCAGCAAGAACCAGGCCGAGCAGGTCAAACTGACCACCGGTGATGACCAGGTCATCAAGGTCGACCTCAAGGGCGGCGTCAAGGTCAAGGGCAGCGACAAGATCCAGGCCAGCTATATCGGCAGCCAGGGTTCCCAGCTGGCCCAGACCCTTCAGACGAAGTTCCAGAACGGCGACATCTCCAAGGGCTATACCGTCTCGCCGACGAAGCAGAGCCCGTTCCTCTCGGTTCTGTTCTCGCTGCTGCCCTTCGTGCTGATCGTCGTGGTCTTCCTGTTCCTGATGAATCAGATGCAGGGCGGCGGCTCCCGCGTCATGCAGTTCGGGAAGTCCAAGGCCAAACTCATCACCAAGGACACCCCCAAAACCACCTTCGCCGATGTGGCGGGGTCCGACGAGGCCGTCGAGGAACTCCACGAGATCAAGGAATTCCTCCAGGAACCGGCCAAGTTCCAGGCCGTCGGCGCCAAGATCCCGAAGGGCGTGCTGCTCTACGGCCCGCCCGGAACGGGCAAGACGCTGCTCGCCCGCGCCGTCGCGGGTGAGGCCGGCGTGCCGTTCTACTCGATCTCCGGCTCGGACTTCGTCGAGATGTTCGTCGGTGTCGGCGCCTCCCGGGTGCGTGACCTCTTCGAGCAGGCCAAGGCGAACGCTCCGGCGATCGTCTTCGTCGATGAGATCGACGCCGTCGGCCGGCACCGCGGTGCGGGCCTCGGCGGTGGCCACGACGAGCGCGAGCAGACGCTGAACCAGCTGCTCGTCGAGATGGACGGCTTCGACGTGAAGGGCGGCGTCATCCTGATCGCCGCCACGAACCGGCCCGACATCCTCGACCCGGCGCTGCTGCGCCCGGGACGTTTCGACCGGCAGATCGCGGTCGACCGCCCGGACATGCAGGGCCGGCTGGAGATCCTCAAGGTCCACCAGAAGGGCAAGCCGGTCGCCCCGGACGTCGATCTGGGCGCGGTTGCCCGTCGTACGCCCGGCTTCACCGGCGCGGACCTGGCGAACGTGCTGAACGAAGCGGCGCTCCTGACGGCGCGCAGCGACAAGAAGCTGGTCGACAACCACTCCCTGGACGAGGCGATCGACCGCGTCGTGGCGGGTCCGCAGAAGCGGACCCGGATCATGTCCGAGAAGGAAAAGAAGATCACCGCGTACCACGAGGGCGGCCACGCCCTGGTCGCCGCGGCGTCTCCGAACTCCGACCCGGTGCACAAGATCACGATCCTGTCCCGCGGCCGGGCCCTGGGTTACACCATGGTCCTGCCCGACGAGGACAAGTACTCGACCACGCGCAACGAGATGCTCGACCAGCTCGCCTACATGCTGGGCGGGCGGGCCGCCGAGGAGCTGGTCTTCCACGACCCGACGACGGGCGCGGCCAACGACATCGAGAAGGCCACGGCCACGGCCCGCGCGATGGTCACGCAGTACGGCATGACCGAGCGGCTCGGCGCGATCAAGTTCGGCGGCGACAACACCGAACCGTTCGTCGGCCGTGAGATGGGCCACCAGCGCGACTACTCGGAAGAGGTCGCCGCGCTGGTCGACGAAGAGGTCAAGAAGCTCATCGAGACCGCGCACAACGAGGCGTGGGAGATTCTCGTCGAGAACCGTGACGTTCTCGACAATCTGGTCCTGGCGCTCCTGGAGAAGGAGACGCTCAACAAGGAGCAGATCGCCGAGGTCTTCTCGACCATCGTCAAGCGTCCCTCCCGTCCGGCGTGGACCGGCTCGTCGCGTCGTACGCCTTCGACGCGTCCGCCGGTGCTCTCGCCCAAGGAGCTGGCGCTCACCAACGGCGCGGCCGGTTCGAACGGCGGGCTCCCCGCGGTGACGACCGGTGAGACGCCGACCGAAGCGGTCCCCGAGGACCGTCCGGAGAGCTGA
- the folE gene encoding GTP cyclohydrolase I FolE, whose amino-acid sequence MTDPVTLDGASPVREFDEKRAEDAVRELLIAVGEDPDREGLRATPGRVARAYKEIFAGLWQNPEDVLTTTFDLGHDEMVLVKDIEVMSSCEHHLVPFTGVAHVGYIPSADGKITGLSKLARLVDVYARRPQVQERLTTQIADSLMEILDPRGVIVVVECEHMCMTMRGVRKPGAKTITSAVRGQMRVPATRAEAMSLIMAR is encoded by the coding sequence ATGACCGACCCGGTGACGCTGGACGGCGCGAGCCCGGTCCGCGAGTTCGACGAGAAGCGGGCCGAGGACGCTGTGCGGGAACTGCTGATCGCGGTCGGCGAGGACCCGGACCGCGAGGGGCTGCGGGCCACCCCCGGCCGGGTGGCCCGCGCGTACAAGGAAATATTCGCGGGGCTCTGGCAGAACCCGGAGGACGTGCTGACCACGACGTTCGACCTGGGCCACGACGAGATGGTCCTCGTGAAGGACATCGAAGTGATGTCGTCCTGTGAACATCACCTGGTCCCGTTCACCGGGGTCGCTCATGTCGGCTACATCCCGTCGGCCGACGGGAAGATCACCGGACTGTCGAAGCTGGCCAGACTGGTGGATGTCTATGCCCGCCGGCCGCAGGTCCAGGAGCGGCTGACGACGCAGATCGCCGACTCCCTGATGGAGATCCTCGATCCGCGCGGGGTGATCGTGGTGGTCGAGTGCGAGCACATGTGCATGACCATGCGCGGGGTACGGAAGCCGGGCGCCAAGACGATCACCTCGGCGGTCCGCGGTCAGATGCGGGTGCCCGCGACGCGCGCGGAGGCCATGAGCCTGATCATGGCCCGCTGA
- a CDS encoding DUF3180 domain-containing protein yields MKQLRFGVLAGLFVVAGVLSWAAARLWDAFGTLPSVPLAAPIVLAAIAAVLSATALSLRSRLRAQRERRPEARGVDPLMAARAVVFGQASALVAALVSGVYGGAGVFLLGSLDIPVRRDQAIYAGFSVLAGIAVIAAAFFLEHVCKLPDDSDDDHPGGNGAAPAGPA; encoded by the coding sequence GTGAAGCAGTTGCGGTTCGGCGTCCTCGCCGGCCTGTTCGTGGTGGCGGGCGTGCTCTCGTGGGCGGCCGCCCGGCTCTGGGACGCGTTCGGCACGCTGCCGAGCGTGCCCCTCGCGGCGCCCATCGTGCTGGCGGCGATCGCCGCCGTACTCTCCGCGACCGCCCTCTCCCTGCGCTCCCGGCTCCGCGCCCAGCGCGAGCGCCGCCCCGAGGCGAGGGGCGTCGACCCGCTCATGGCGGCCCGCGCGGTCGTCTTCGGCCAGGCGAGCGCGCTGGTCGCGGCCCTGGTCAGCGGGGTCTACGGGGGCGCGGGCGTCTTCCTGCTGGGCTCGCTCGACATCCCCGTCCGCCGGGACCAGGCCATCTACGCCGGCTTCTCGGTCCTGGCGGGCATCGCGGTGATCGCCGCCGCGTTCTTCCTGGAGCACGTCTGCAAGCTCCCCGACGACTCGGACGACGACCACCCCGGCGGAAACGGCGCGGCCCCGGCGGGACCGGCGTAG
- the folK gene encoding 2-amino-4-hydroxy-6-hydroxymethyldihydropteridine diphosphokinase, with amino-acid sequence MTVFSASGPQSDPTVQPVPASVVAQVDAADSTLSNPQWAVVALGSNLGNRLETLQGAVDALEDTPGLRVKAVSPVYETEPWGVDPGSQPSYFNAVAVIRTTLPPSSLLERGQAIEEAFDRVREERWAPRTIDVDIVAYADVVSDDPLLTLPHPRVHERAFVLAPWYDVDPGALVPGRGPVADLLAEVGRAGVHPRTDLELRLPE; translated from the coding sequence ATGACTGTGTTTTCCGCCAGTGGGCCGCAGAGCGACCCGACCGTTCAGCCGGTGCCCGCCTCGGTGGTCGCCCAGGTCGACGCCGCGGACAGCACGCTGTCCAACCCGCAGTGGGCCGTGGTCGCCCTCGGCTCCAACCTCGGCAACCGGCTGGAGACGCTCCAGGGCGCCGTCGACGCCCTGGAGGACACCCCCGGCCTCCGGGTCAAGGCGGTCTCCCCGGTGTACGAGACGGAGCCGTGGGGCGTGGACCCGGGCTCCCAGCCGTCGTACTTCAACGCGGTCGCCGTGATCAGGACGACGCTGCCGCCGTCCTCGCTGCTGGAGCGCGGCCAGGCCATCGAGGAGGCCTTCGACCGGGTCCGCGAGGAGCGCTGGGCGCCGCGCACGATCGACGTGGACATCGTGGCGTACGCGGACGTCGTGTCGGACGATCCGCTGCTCACCCTCCCCCACCCGAGGGTCCACGAGCGCGCCTTCGTCCTGGCCCCCTGGTACGACGTGGATCCGGGGGCGCTCGTCCCTGGACGTGGCCCGGTCGCCGACCTGCTGGCCGAGGTCGGCCGCGCGGGCGTCCATCCCCGGACCGACCTGGAACTGCGCCTGCCCGAGTAG
- the folB gene encoding dihydroneopterin aldolase, whose translation MDRVALRGLKARGHHGVFPREREEGQTFIVDLVLGLDTRPAAAADDLSKTVHYGIVAEEVVEVVQGEPVDLIETLAERIAQRCLKHDGVEEVEVVVHKPDAPIAVPFDDVTVTITRSRV comes from the coding sequence GTGGACCGTGTCGCGCTGCGCGGCCTCAAGGCCCGTGGGCACCATGGCGTCTTTCCCCGGGAGCGCGAGGAGGGCCAGACCTTCATCGTGGATCTGGTGCTCGGCCTCGACACCCGCCCCGCGGCCGCCGCCGACGACCTGTCGAAGACGGTGCACTACGGGATCGTGGCCGAGGAGGTCGTGGAGGTCGTCCAGGGGGAGCCGGTCGATCTGATCGAGACCCTGGCGGAGCGCATCGCCCAGCGGTGCCTGAAACACGACGGCGTCGAGGAGGTCGAGGTGGTCGTCCACAAACCGGACGCGCCGATCGCGGTGCCCTTCGACGATGTGACCGTCACGATCACCCGGAGCCGAGTATGA
- a CDS encoding nuclear transport factor 2 family protein, whose product MTARTDTEQVELANTAFYEVMERGDFESLSGLWLEGDDDGVSCVHPGWPVLSGRGEVLRSYALIMANTEYIQFFLTDVEVSVCSDTALVTCTENILSGGPAEESGELGPLVGQLVVATNVFRRTPEGWKLWSHHGSPVLAETDEEPEEETPA is encoded by the coding sequence ATGACGGCGCGCACGGACACCGAGCAGGTCGAGCTGGCCAACACGGCCTTCTACGAGGTGATGGAGCGCGGCGACTTCGAGTCCCTGTCCGGGCTCTGGCTGGAGGGCGACGACGACGGCGTCTCCTGCGTGCACCCGGGCTGGCCGGTGCTCTCCGGCCGCGGCGAGGTGCTCCGCTCGTACGCCCTGATCATGGCGAACACGGAGTACATCCAGTTCTTCCTCACCGATGTCGAGGTCTCCGTCTGCTCGGACACCGCCCTGGTCACCTGCACGGAGAACATCCTGAGCGGCGGCCCGGCCGAGGAGAGCGGGGAGCTGGGCCCGCTCGTCGGCCAGCTGGTCGTCGCGACGAACGTGTTCCGGCGCACGCCGGAGGGATGGAAACTCTGGTCGCACCACGGTTCCCCCGTACTGGCGGAAACCGATGAGGAGCCGGAGGAAGAGACACCCGCGTGA
- the folP gene encoding dihydropteroate synthase translates to MSTLRGRGTVEGLPRWDRCAVMGVVNVTPDSFSDGGRWFDTTAAVKRGLGLAAEGADLVDVGGESTRPGASRVDEDEELRRVVPVVRGLASEGITVSVDTMRASVAEQAVAAGAALVNDVSGGLADPAMVPAVAAAGVPFVVMHWRGFSEGMNNRAVYTDVVAEVVAELRARMDAVIAGGIAPERLVIDPGLGFAKSAEHDLALLAHLAELRSLGRPLLVAASRKRFLGHVLADGEGSPPPARERDAATAAVSAIAAHERAWAVRVHEVRATADAVRVARAVEVAE, encoded by the coding sequence ATGAGTACGTTGCGCGGGCGTGGCACGGTCGAGGGACTCCCCCGGTGGGACCGCTGCGCGGTCATGGGGGTCGTCAATGTGACGCCCGACTCCTTCTCCGACGGCGGGCGCTGGTTCGACACCACCGCCGCCGTCAAACGCGGCCTCGGGCTGGCCGCCGAGGGCGCCGACCTGGTGGACGTCGGCGGCGAGTCGACCCGCCCCGGCGCGTCCCGGGTCGACGAGGACGAGGAGCTGCGCCGGGTCGTCCCCGTCGTGCGCGGCCTGGCGTCCGAGGGCATCACCGTCTCCGTGGACACGATGCGCGCCTCGGTCGCCGAGCAGGCGGTCGCGGCCGGCGCCGCCCTGGTCAACGACGTCAGCGGCGGGCTCGCCGACCCGGCGATGGTGCCTGCGGTCGCGGCGGCGGGCGTGCCCTTCGTGGTGATGCACTGGCGCGGCTTCAGCGAGGGCATGAACAACCGCGCCGTCTACACGGACGTCGTCGCCGAGGTCGTCGCCGAGCTGCGCGCCCGGATGGACGCGGTGATCGCCGGTGGTATCGCCCCCGAACGCCTGGTCATCGACCCGGGCCTCGGCTTCGCCAAGAGCGCGGAGCACGATCTGGCGCTCCTCGCCCACCTGGCCGAGCTGCGGTCCCTGGGCCGCCCCCTGCTGGTCGCGGCCTCCCGCAAACGGTTCCTCGGCCATGTCCTCGCGGACGGCGAGGGCTCCCCGCCGCCCGCACGCGAACGCGACGCGGCCACGGCCGCCGTCTCCGCGATCGCCGCCCACGAGCGGGCCTGGGCGGTCCGGGTCCACGAGGTACGGGCGACGGCGGACGCGGTACGGGTCGCGCGCGCGGTGGAGGTCGCCGAATGA
- a CDS encoding phosphatidylglycerol lysyltransferase domain-containing protein, whose product MSVTLDGDKSGSVPDRLNRSAGTVAASPTGRLPDRARRLFGGPRPDSVPALVGTACAFIGLIDIAAGVFPRFRHSRMHTLAEVLPGALGPFAAALALSTGVLLLLLAHGLKRRKRRAWRAAVILLPAGAVAQFGYRHSIVGALFSLTLLALLLWHRGEFAALPDPRSRWRALANFVLMGAGSIGLGLIIVSVHPHRTVGNPSLTDRLEHVLYGLFGLEGPVEYSGSVDWTVGYSLGALGLLTALTTIYLAFRPEHPAARLTEEDERRLRALLARHGARDSLGHFALRRDKGVVFSPSGKAAVCYRVVSGVMLASGDPIGDVEAWPGAIERFMDEAKAHSWTPAVMGCSETGGEVWTRETGLDALELGDEAVVDVPDFSLHGRAMRNVRQMVKRIERAGYETRVRRVRDLSEGELERVRRAADDWRGTDTERGFSMALGRIGDPADGDSVIATAHKPGEDAPGPYGDLKAVLHFVPWGTDGMSLDLMRRDRSADPGMNELLIVAALQAAPQLDVVRVSLNFAMFRSALARGERLGAGPVLRCWRGLLVFLSRWFQIESLYKFNAKFQPRWEPRYVVFRSTGDLPRIGFAAMQAEGFVTLALPRPLRRLGAGRPDRRDRPGGHPTARTPSDHEVRTA is encoded by the coding sequence ATGTCTGTGACGCTAGATGGGGATAAATCGGGATCGGTTCCGGATCGGTTGAATCGTTCGGCCGGCACGGTGGCCGCCTCGCCGACCGGTCGTCTGCCCGACCGGGCACGGCGGCTGTTCGGCGGCCCCCGGCCCGACTCCGTACCGGCGCTGGTCGGCACCGCGTGCGCGTTCATCGGCCTGATCGACATCGCCGCCGGCGTCTTCCCCCGCTTCCGCCACAGCCGGATGCACACCCTCGCCGAGGTGCTGCCGGGGGCGCTCGGCCCCTTCGCCGCCGCGCTCGCGCTGAGCACCGGCGTACTCCTGCTGCTGCTCGCGCACGGCCTCAAGCGCCGCAAACGGCGCGCCTGGCGCGCGGCCGTCATCCTGCTGCCGGCCGGCGCCGTCGCGCAATTCGGCTACCGGCACTCGATCGTCGGCGCCCTGTTCTCGCTGACCCTGCTCGCCCTGCTGCTGTGGCACCGCGGCGAGTTCGCGGCGCTGCCCGACCCGCGCAGCCGGTGGCGGGCACTCGCCAACTTCGTCCTGATGGGCGCGGGCTCCATCGGCCTGGGGCTGATCATCGTCAGCGTCCATCCGCACCGGACCGTGGGCAACCCCAGCCTGACCGACCGTCTCGAACACGTGCTGTACGGCCTGTTCGGTCTCGAAGGACCGGTCGAGTACAGCGGCAGCGTGGACTGGACCGTGGGCTACTCGCTCGGCGCCCTCGGCCTGCTCACCGCCCTCACCACCATCTACCTGGCCTTCCGGCCCGAACACCCGGCGGCGCGGCTCACCGAGGAGGACGAACGGCGGCTGCGCGCCCTGCTCGCCCGGCACGGCGCCCGCGACTCCCTCGGCCACTTCGCCCTCCGCCGCGACAAGGGCGTGGTCTTCTCCCCCAGCGGCAAGGCGGCCGTCTGCTACCGCGTGGTCTCCGGGGTGATGCTCGCCAGCGGCGACCCCATCGGCGACGTCGAGGCGTGGCCCGGCGCCATCGAACGCTTCATGGACGAGGCCAAGGCGCACTCCTGGACCCCCGCCGTCATGGGGTGCAGCGAGACCGGCGGCGAGGTCTGGACCCGCGAGACCGGACTCGACGCGCTGGAGCTGGGCGACGAAGCGGTGGTGGACGTGCCGGATTTCTCCTTGCACGGACGGGCCATGCGCAACGTACGCCAGATGGTGAAGCGCATCGAGCGCGCCGGCTACGAAACGCGAGTACGGCGCGTCCGTGACCTCTCCGAAGGAGAGCTGGAGCGGGTCCGCCGCGCCGCCGACGACTGGCGCGGCACCGACACCGAGCGCGGCTTCTCCATGGCCCTCGGCCGAATCGGCGACCCCGCCGACGGCGACTCGGTGATCGCCACCGCCCACAAGCCGGGCGAGGACGCCCCCGGCCCCTACGGCGACCTGAAGGCCGTCCTCCACTTCGTGCCGTGGGGGACGGACGGCATGTCCCTCGACCTGATGCGCCGCGACCGCTCCGCCGACCCCGGCATGAACGAGCTGCTCATCGTCGCCGCGCTACAGGCCGCGCCCCAGCTGGACGTGGTGCGGGTCTCGCTCAACTTCGCGATGTTCCGCTCGGCGCTCGCCCGGGGCGAGAGACTGGGCGCTGGACCGGTGCTGCGCTGCTGGCGTGGGCTGCTCGTCTTCCTCTCCCGCTGGTTCCAGATCGAGTCGCTGTACAAGTTCAACGCCAAGTTCCAGCCGCGCTGGGAGCCGCGGTACGTGGTCTTCCGCTCCACCGGCGACCTGCCCAGGATCGGCTTCGCCGCGATGCAGGCCGAGGGCTTCGTCACGCTGGCGCTGCCGCGTCCGCTGCGCCGCCTGGGCGCCGGCCGGCCCGACCGGCGCGACCGTCCGGGCGGACACCCGACCGCCCGCACGCCGTCCGATCACGAGGTCCGTACGGCCTGA
- a CDS encoding alpha/beta hydrolase produces MGLTSRKVLALAVVLAVLLFVLTVWLWPRLSRRTPRAVAGRVGLLFATQVSIFAAVALVANQYFLFYGTWGDLFGQEQQLGAVVGRAAADGKNVTVMDTQHAPVPGSRQPSVSGQIQKIAVSGRKSGIDSTAYVYLPPQYFQPQFKKQKFPAAVVLTGYPGVAENLIKGLNYPTTAWQLAKANKMQPMILVMLRPTVAPPRDTECVDVPGGPQTETFLAKDVPTAVSRAYRVKDVPRSWGVIGNSTGGYCALKIAMRHPEQFSVGVGLSAYYKAAEDPTTGDLFQGDRNLRNRSDLLWSLDHLPQGESSLLVTSSRKGERNLKDTETFISKVKAPSQVSSIILPSGAHNFNTWRREIPPALVWMSGRLSGA; encoded by the coding sequence ATGGGTCTTACCAGCCGTAAAGTCCTGGCTCTGGCGGTCGTGCTGGCCGTACTGCTGTTCGTTCTGACCGTCTGGCTGTGGCCGCGGCTGTCCCGCCGTACGCCTCGGGCCGTGGCCGGGCGCGTCGGGCTGCTGTTCGCCACGCAGGTGTCCATCTTCGCCGCGGTCGCGCTCGTCGCCAATCAGTATTTCCTCTTCTACGGGACGTGGGGGGATCTCTTCGGCCAGGAACAGCAACTGGGGGCGGTCGTGGGCCGGGCCGCGGCCGACGGCAAGAACGTCACGGTCATGGACACCCAGCACGCCCCCGTACCGGGCAGCCGGCAGCCATCGGTCTCCGGGCAGATCCAGAAGATCGCCGTGAGCGGCCGGAAATCGGGCATCGACAGCACCGCGTACGTCTACCTGCCGCCGCAGTACTTCCAGCCGCAGTTCAAGAAGCAGAAGTTCCCGGCGGCCGTGGTGCTCACCGGCTACCCGGGGGTGGCGGAGAACCTGATCAAGGGGCTCAACTACCCGACGACCGCCTGGCAGCTGGCCAAGGCCAACAAGATGCAGCCGATGATCCTGGTGATGCTGCGGCCCACCGTGGCGCCGCCCCGGGACACCGAGTGCGTGGACGTCCCCGGCGGTCCGCAGACCGAGACCTTCCTCGCCAAGGACGTGCCGACGGCGGTGTCGCGCGCCTACCGCGTGAAGGACGTGCCGCGCAGCTGGGGCGTCATCGGCAACTCCACCGGCGGCTACTGCGCGCTGAAGATCGCGATGCGCCACCCGGAGCAGTTCTCGGTGGGCGTCGGGCTCTCCGCGTACTACAAGGCGGCCGAGGACCCGACGACCGGCGACCTCTTCCAGGGCGACAGGAACCTCAGGAACCGGTCGGACCTGCTGTGGAGCCTGGACCACCTGCCGCAGGGCGAGTCGTCGCTGCTCGTCACCAGCTCCAGGAAGGGCGAGCGCAACCTCAAGGACACCGAGACGTTCATCAGCAAGGTCAAGGCGCCGTCCCAGGTCTCGTCGATCATCCTGCCGAGCGGCGCGCACAACTTCAACACCTGGCGCCGCGAGATCCCGCCGGCCCTGGTGTGGATGAGCGGCCGGCTCAGCGGCGCCTGA
- a CDS encoding ABC transporter ATP-binding protein has protein sequence MIRFEHVTKRYPDGTTAVDDLSFEVARGELVTLVGPSGCGKTTTMKMVNRLIEPTEGRIFLDGDDIATIDPVQLRRRIGYVIQQVGLFPHKTVLENTATVPHLLGWKRGKGRERAAELLDLVGLDPSVYGDRYPEQLSGGQRQRVGVARALAADPPVLLMDEPFGAVDPVVRDHLQSEFLRLQEAVDKTVLFVTHDIEEAVRLGDRIAVYGQGRIEQFDAPAAVLGAPATPYVADFVGADRGLKRLSVTPIEEGDLEQPPVLHLDDPLGRASARLAEEGARWAVVLDSDDNLHGWISTDRTGASGTVREHARRMEAWLPVGASLKQAFATMLQHDAGWIAVIDKEETGRFLGVLTPARLHEALRRSIDADVRAVPRTEVELETVSKAASA, from the coding sequence ATGATCCGATTCGAGCACGTCACCAAGCGGTACCCGGACGGCACGACCGCTGTCGACGATCTCTCCTTCGAGGTCGCGCGCGGTGAACTGGTCACGCTCGTCGGACCCTCCGGCTGCGGCAAGACCACGACCATGAAAATGGTCAACCGTCTGATCGAACCGACCGAGGGACGGATATTCCTCGACGGCGACGACATAGCCACCATCGACCCGGTCCAGCTGCGGCGCCGGATCGGCTATGTCATCCAGCAGGTGGGGCTCTTCCCGCACAAGACGGTCCTGGAGAACACCGCGACCGTCCCGCACCTCCTTGGCTGGAAACGGGGCAAGGGCCGCGAGCGCGCGGCGGAACTCCTCGACCTGGTCGGCCTCGACCCGTCCGTCTACGGCGACCGCTACCCCGAGCAGCTCTCCGGCGGCCAGCGCCAGCGCGTCGGGGTGGCCCGCGCGCTCGCCGCCGATCCGCCCGTGCTGCTGATGGACGAGCCGTTCGGCGCCGTCGACCCCGTGGTGCGCGACCACCTCCAGAGCGAGTTCCTCCGGCTCCAGGAGGCGGTCGACAAGACCGTGCTGTTCGTCACGCACGACATCGAGGAGGCCGTCAGGCTCGGCGACCGCATCGCCGTCTACGGCCAGGGCAGGATCGAGCAGTTCGACGCCCCGGCCGCCGTCCTCGGCGCGCCCGCCACCCCGTACGTCGCGGACTTCGTGGGCGCCGACCGCGGCCTCAAGCGGCTCTCCGTCACCCCCATCGAGGAGGGGGACCTGGAGCAGCCGCCCGTACTCCACCTCGACGACCCGCTGGGGCGGGCCTCGGCCAGGCTGGCCGAGGAGGGCGCGCGCTGGGCCGTCGTGCTGGACTCGGACGACAATCTGCACGGCTGGATCTCCACCGACCGCACCGGCGCCTCCGGGACCGTACGGGAGCACGCCCGCCGGATGGAGGCGTGGCTGCCCGTCGGCGCCTCCCTCAAGCAGGCGTTCGCCACGATGCTCCAGCACGACGCCGGCTGGATCGCCGTCATCGACAAGGAGGAGACGGGCCGCTTCCTCGGCGTCCTCACTCCGGCCCGGCTGCACGAGGCGCTGCGCCGGTCGATCGACGCGGACGTGCGGGCCGTCCCCCGTACGGAAGTGGAGCTGGAGACCGTCAGCAAGGCCGCCTCCGCCTGA